A stretch of DNA from Microbacterium sp. LWS13-1.2:
GCCGCGCGGTCGAGCTCACCGTGCACAAGGACGCGCCCAAGATCTCCGACGCGGGCGGCCTCGAGGTGCGCGACCTCCGCGTCGTCACCGCCGACGGCACCGTCGTCGTCGACGACATCAGCTTCGACGTGCGCCCGGGGGAGATCCTGGCCGTTGCAGGCGTCCAGGGCAACGGACAGACCGAGCTGATCGAGGCGATGGTGGGTCTCGCCGACCGCGTGAGCGGATCGATCGAGCTCAGCGGGGTCGAGCTCGTGGGCAGGAGCGTGCGCGCCATCCTCGACGAGGGCGTCGGTTTCGTTCCCGAGGACCGCACCGAGGACGGACTGGTCGGCAGCTTCTCCGTCGCGGAGAACCTGATCCTCGACCGGTCGGGCGACAAGGCCTTCGTGTCGGGCGGCACCATCCGCCGCGGAGTGCTCGACGACTTCGCGAAAGCGCGCATCGCCGAGTACGACATCCGGACCCAGGGAGCCGACGTCCCCGCCGGAACCCTCTCGGGCGGCAACCAGCAGAAGGTCGTGATCGCTCGCGAGATGAGTCGTGATCTCAAGATCCTGGTCGCGGCGCAGCCCACCCGCGGCGTCGACGTCGGCTCGATCGAGTTCATCCACAAGCGCATCGTCGAGACGCGGGATGCCGGCATCCCCGTCGTCGTGGTCTCGACCGAGCTCGACGAGGTCGCGGCGCTCGCCGACCGCATCGCGGTGATGTACCGCGGCGCGATCGTGGGCATCGTGCCCGGTGACACCCCCCGTGACGTTCTCGGTCTCATGATGGCCGGCGAGAAGCCAGAGGAGGCGGCCCTGTGAGCGGTCAGATCCCCGCCGCGAGCGGCGACCCGCTGAAGGGCCTGCCTCCCGAACAGCTCCCGCCCGTCTCCGGCCCCCTCACCGGATCGCCCGACATCCCGGCACCGACCACCGAGGCGCCCGGCGCCGTCGATGGCGAGGTGCCGCCCCCGCCGCGGCAGAACGTCTTCATCAAGGACCTGCTGCGCAGCAACTGGGTCACGACGGTCCTCGCGATCGTCGTCGCCATGATCGTGGGCGGCATCCTGATGGCGCTCACCGACGAAGACGTCCAGGAGTCCGCCGGCTATTTCTTCGCCCGGCCGGGCGACACGTTCGCAGCGATCTGGAGTGCGGTCTACGGCGGCTACGAGGCGATGTTCCGCGGCGCCGTGTTCAACCCCCGCGCCAACGACTTCGCGACGCAGATCCGTCCGCTGACCAACACCCTCGGCTTCGCCGCCCCACTCATCGCCGCCGGTCTCGGCGTGGCGCTGGCGTTCCGCGTGGGCCTGTTCAACATCGGCGGCCGCGGCCAGATACTCATCGCGTGCGCGACGGCGGCGCTGCTGACGTACAACCTCGGCCTTCCGATGTTCCTCCAGCTCCCGCTGACGCTCGCCGCGGGCATCGCCGGCGGCGCGATCTGGGGTGGCATCGTCGGTGTGCTCAAGGCCCGCACGGGTGCGCATGAGGTGATCCTCACGATCATGCTCAACTACGTCGCGTTCTATCTCGTGACGTGGATGGTGCGAACCCCCGGCATCCTGCAGCGCCCCGCGGGCGACCAGCCGATCTCGGCGGCGACGCCCGCGAACGCGCAGTTCCCGGACCTCCTCGGACCCCGCTTCCCGCTCCTGGACTGGGGCTTCATCATCGTCATCGCGGCCACCGTGTTCGTGTGGTGGCTCGTCGAGCGCTCGAGCCTCGGCTTCCGCCTGCGCGCGGTCGGCGAGAACCCGCATGCCGCACGGGCATCCGGAATCTCGGTGCAGCGCATGTACATCTACGCGATGCTCTTCGCCGGCGGCC
This window harbors:
- a CDS encoding ABC transporter ATP-binding protein produces the protein MKLELRGITKRFGSLVANDHIDLVVQPGEIHALLGENGAGKSTLMNVLYGLYQADEGEILLDDVVQHFRGPGDAMNAGIGMVHQHFMLIPVFTVAENVMLGHEDTKALGALDLGKARQHVRAVAERFGFEVDPDAIVGDLPVGVQQRVEIIKALSRDAKVLVFDEPTAVLTPQETDELMAIMRQLRDEGTSIVFITHKLREVRAVADRITVIRLGKVVGEASPTASNAELASLMVGRAVELTVHKDAPKISDAGGLEVRDLRVVTADGTVVVDDISFDVRPGEILAVAGVQGNGQTELIEAMVGLADRVSGSIELSGVELVGRSVRAILDEGVGFVPEDRTEDGLVGSFSVAENLILDRSGDKAFVSGGTIRRGVLDDFAKARIAEYDIRTQGADVPAGTLSGGNQQKVVIAREMSRDLKILVAAQPTRGVDVGSIEFIHKRIVETRDAGIPVVVVSTELDEVAALADRIAVMYRGAIVGIVPGDTPRDVLGLMMAGEKPEEAAL
- a CDS encoding ABC transporter permease, with the translated sequence MSGQIPAASGDPLKGLPPEQLPPVSGPLTGSPDIPAPTTEAPGAVDGEVPPPPRQNVFIKDLLRSNWVTTVLAIVVAMIVGGILMALTDEDVQESAGYFFARPGDTFAAIWSAVYGGYEAMFRGAVFNPRANDFATQIRPLTNTLGFAAPLIAAGLGVALAFRVGLFNIGGRGQILIACATAALLTYNLGLPMFLQLPLTLAAGIAGGAIWGGIVGVLKARTGAHEVILTIMLNYVAFYLVTWMVRTPGILQRPAGDQPISAATPANAQFPDLLGPRFPLLDWGFIIVIAATVFVWWLVERSSLGFRLRAVGENPHAARASGISVQRMYIYAMLFAGGLAGLAGMNQIQGSVTAGFDGLIDAGIGFDAITVALLGRSRAWGVFAAGILFGALKAGSFTMQASQGIPVDIVLVVQSLIVLFIAAPPLVRTIFFLPKTDAEKAAKARAKAAKKAVSA